A stretch of Vigna angularis cultivar LongXiaoDou No.4 chromosome 4, ASM1680809v1, whole genome shotgun sequence DNA encodes these proteins:
- the LOC108331350 gene encoding uncharacterized protein LOC108331350, translating to MCIALFLWQCHPLYPFLLLNNRDEYHSRPTKPVCWWEDCDILGGRDEIAMGTWLACSTQGRVAFLTNVLELHTLPEAKSRGDLPVLFLKSSKQPKEFAESLKSEAHYYNGFNLMLVDIESKSMVYVSNRPKGQAITIEEVAPGLHVLSNDKLDSPWHKSLRLELSFKEHVAKYGEGEIGVKEVIEKVMKDRVKADKSLLPRICSPDWEFNLSSIFVEVETPLGVYGTRSSAALTVRSSGEASFYEVYLDDAKWKEHVIDFHIGKLK from the exons ATGTGTATAGCTTTGTTTCTTTGGCAATGCCACCCACTGTACCCTTTTCTACTTTTGAACAACAGAGATGAATATCACAGTAG GCCTACGAAGCCTGTGTGTTGGTGGGAAGATTGTGATATATTGGGAGGAAGAGACGAAATAGCAATGGGAACATGGTTGGCTTGTTCTACGCAAGGAAGGGTGGCTTTTCTCACCAATGTTTTGGAGCTTCATACCCTCCCTGAGGCCAAAAGTCGTGGAGACCTACCCGTTCTATTTCTCAAG AGCAGCAAGCAACCGAAAGAATTTGCAGAAAGCCTGAAGTCAGAGGCTCATTATTACAACGGATTCAACTTAATGTTGGTGGATATTGAGTCGAAATCAATGGTGTACGTCTCGAACAGGCCAAAGGGACAAGCTATTACCATTGAAGAGGTTGCACCAGGGCTGCATGTACTTTCAAACGACAAGTTAGATTCGCCGTGGCACAAG TCTCTACGGCTTGAATTAAGTTTCAAAGAACACGTTGCCAAATACGGGGAAGGCGAAATTGGCGTAAAGGAGGTGATTGAAAAGGTAATGAAGGACAGAGTTAAAGCCGACAAAAGCTTACTACCTCGAATATGCTCACCTGATTGGGAATTCAATCTCAGCTCCATTTTTGTTGAAGTAGAAACGCCACTG GGTGTATATGGAACAAGGAGTAGTGCTGCATTGACCGTAAGATCAAGTGGGGAAGCAAGTTTTTATGAGGTTTATCTGGATGATGCCAAGTGGAAGGAACATGTAATCGATTTCCATATTGGGAAGTTGAAGTAG